The Ptychodera flava strain L36383 chromosome 14, AS_Pfla_20210202, whole genome shotgun sequence genome segment CAAGCTTGGTTGCTTGAAACATGAATACAATTCTCGCATCCCCTTCTTTGAGTGAGCTGCTGAAAGATAGGATGAGTTTGGCCCTtagtagctgtgggtccatagctgtggtgttttcagacgggattcctgccttttacgggctggttttgacttttccgatgtggtggcggggttaaaaatcggaaaagtcaaaaccagcccgtaaaaggcaggaatcccgtctgaaaacaccacagctatggacccacagctaggccCTTAGACTCCTGCATATTTGCCAGTGTCTCTGTTTGCATTGCACACAACGAAACAAGGACACGTTGACATAAAACTCTCTTCATGCAGATTTGGTGTACATATCGGCCCGAGtacagtgtgatattttgaaacacaCTGAATTAATTCTAAATTGAAAGTAACTATACGTATAACAACAtccataaatatttcaaaaattgaaaaatatcaacaaaggTAACTACTAGTAGGCACTTTATAAGAGCacgaatcccccccccccccggtgatGATTTCGTTTGTTGGGTCAGCGGAGCGCAGTGACCGGATGGAAACATGTTTTTCCATCAAATATGTTTGCTGTGACCAAAAAAGTATTGAAGACCGTGAGAAAAGGCGCAGAATTAGAATCTGTGAGAAGGAACCTTTGCAACCACGCAAATATAACAGATGACACAAAATCTGAACACACACCGATCGGATCACAGGGAACGCCCTTTCCGATTTTTtcctgtgttttgttttttctaacGAATATGTATACGTAAATAACAACATAGCtgaaacataaaatataaaatgaaagcCAAAACAGCAGGAACACCCTATCCGAACCAAATACTCTGCCCAAACAGGTGAATGTATTTGTCCGGGCAGAGTGTGTGTCGTTCTggatttcattttacattttgagtTTTATTTCTTGCTTTATTTCTAACAAACATAGGCCTACATCTTCATATTTCAGCTATGTTGTTATTTACTCTGCGTATATGTATTCgtaaacagacaaaaaacaagaaaatatcgAAGACTGAGATCCCTGTGATCCTAACTTTCTTTATACTTGGGGAACAGAGGTTTgaaaccatagactctcgaaAATACTGTATAAAACACGATGCagcaataatgaaaaaaaaaacacgtttTGTTTAGAAACGTATGTTGACACCACAGCCGCTTGTCGTTTGCTACACGGCGGAAGGCCCCTGTTAATAAACCCATCGTGCTATCACAACCGACTGTGATTGAGACGAATCACACAAaggaattttacacaaaaagcCCATTTAGTTTACCAAGCTCAATATACACTGCGGCGTCTCGACATATATGCTATTCAATAAAAGGTTTATAACGATATGAGAGAGTACAAACGATTCATCATGGTATAAAACGACAATGTGTTGGGGCTACCTTCCTCTTTTGAATAAACATTAGCGGACAGAATGCAGCAGACGCTTCTGTGGCCTTGGCGAAAGTTACGTCACATCCGGTACGCTGGTACCAGCATGTCCGTATAACGTCATAGTAACAACTTCCTCAACGTTGCATCACGCATTCGCCTTTGTTGTAGATAGTCTGTCAGGATGTTTTCATTCTGAACACAAAACAATGCTGACTACGTGGAAACTGTACATGTATCACAATTAAATGTCGAAACCAGTACAAGGCACGACGACAGAAAGGCCTACACAATGATGATTCATTTGTCATGAAACACAAAGATGACACAAATGACTCGTCGACACATGTTCGTTTTAGGTCTACACAAGGAATGACCTTTCAATCAAAGTACACGTTTAAGACGGAGCAAGtattatttattaaaaaatcattgccagaaattattaaaatggttTTGTTTCAAAGATGTCGgttaaaaaactgaaaaaaatactttgaCCTCAGGTTTATAACAATGTTTGAAACTAATGCGGTTTTAGATATTTATTATGGGTTGTTACATGATATGGCTTTCACCACCTATAGTGTTGGTTTCAATCATTCGTCTCGAGTTTTCACTTTCATCATCAGAGTATAATATCACGTATACAAATTAAGATGGGCGAATGACGTTGAACATACAATTGAGTGCATCCAGTAAATTTCGGGAATCTGTCGGTGTTTTCACATCAAATCAGTGGAAGTGAACAGTAAAATTTCCTTCCGAACGGTCAATATTACCAAAGAGCTACTTTGCTTCATGGCATTGCTGTGAGAGTGCTATGGAAATGTGAATGCTGAAGTCGTCATTGACGGCAAACTAAACGCTTGACTGGCGACGGTCCTGAAAGTGGTTTGGTATTAATATAGCTGCCAAGAAGCAACAAAACTCTGATATGGGTCCGGATGTTTTATATAAAACGTATGTTTTACTTAATTTCTCTCCGTTAGATATGAAACAATAAAAACGATAAAACCAAGGGTAAAACTGCCTACTACTGAAATAATACTGCAGCACGACTTCATCAACCAATTGAGTACGTATTTTGAAAGCCTGAAGTGATGTTGGTATAAAGTCAGTCATCACTACCATACAAAATAGTATCCTGACCCGCAGCCGGTGTTTTCAAATGAGCGAAATTTAATTAAATTCGCTTCACAGCATCGGATCATTACTTCACACCTCAAGGTATTCACTTCCTCGTATTTAATTCTCCAGTTTCCTGCATGTTGCCGAGTCAATGACTTTGAGCGTCTAACGATATCGAACTTTCGCATTTTTTCGACGATTTCAGGCAAATGTCCAGACCGGATTGCAAAGTTTCGGTAGCAATGATTAATAACTGAAGGATTTCCATGTACACTCGAGAACCGTCTGTATCGGCTGGGACTGAAGCCTTGTCCTCTATCAACACGTTTGTAGCCagcaaagtcaattttaaaaGTGCCTTGAAATCCTGTAAACTGACCAAATCTTGTTCATTGTCAAGCATTTCGTTTATGAGGAGAGCTGCCTGCTTCTGGGTGCGTAGAATGTCGATGTATTctttgttttctgaaaagtgATGTTCTGCTTTTGGAAGAACTTCTTCAAGGATTCTTGTTGCCTTTCTCATGATATTCGTGATTTCTTTATATTCAGTGATGATCTCATCCCTGGCAGACACGATTTCAACTGACAAATCCGAAGCAACTGTTGACGATTCTATGGTTTCCGCGGTTTCGGCGTTCGTTGATTCCCCGCAGCTTGATTCTGTGCGGTGACTGGCGTTTTCGCTGGCTATGCTCGGCTCCATGGTCTCGCTAGCCGGCGGCGTCGGGACGGCATTCTCGGCGAACGATTCGACATTTAGCGATTCCGGGATGGAGTACTCAGAGTGAGAGGTGAAGGTGTCCCAGGAGCGGGAGTGGTTTCGAAGTTGTGGGTAGCCGAAGAAAACGGACGACGACCCCGGTGTGACTGACGCACACGATAATTCATTGTCGGCGGAGTAAGCCGATGCTGACCCAAAAGTGTACGGCGTGTCAGGGAATTCCTCACCTTGACGATTGTTGTTGCTGCTCTCTGTAGTCTCACTGCGACTGCTAACGGAAGACTTGGATTTTGAACTTAAACTTCGACGGTAGGACATTGTCATTCGCCGAACTGAAGGCATGTACTGCATGACCCCACGAGGAGAACCATAGCCACTGACGCTGGCGAAAGTCTCTTCTTGTTCCAAGTGATCTAAATGTGGCAAGTATAACGGAGCCGGTCTTGGTGGAGGAACTTTCACATTGATAATTTTGGCCCTTTGACTTTCCATGTTCTCTTCACGGTCGCTTTCCACGTCTTTGTTTTCTTCCTTGTCCTCGTTTAACCCACCAGCTGTGTTTGATTCACTGGCCTTATCCGCCGGCACATCTGCTCCTTCTATATATGGAACTTCCGCACCATTCGAAAGATTATGAGTAATATTTTTCACGATTTCCTCTTCAGACTCACTTTCACTGCATGAAGTCTCACTCCCTTCACTCCCTCCGTATTTAGTTTCGCTGACCTTTGTTCTCCACATTTTAAGTAATTCAGTGGAGAGGTCCTCCTTCGACTGGTTCACGTCCTCGACTTTTGTGGAGTCTTCGAAAAACACTTCCCCGTCGCTGAGGGCGTCCTGCTGTTCCATTTTCGCTTGGCTATCGCCTGAGAGCAAGGTCGACGATGACGAGTATGTTCCTGTGTCACCTGTCTGTTCGCTTTCCTTCAAAACATCGACAGGAGTGAGGTTGGAATTACTCTCCTCAAGCAGTTGGTCGGCGTTGTTCGAGTCTTCGTTCAACACGTCGGTGGTGCCAGGTTCCGACTGCTTCTCATTTGACACCTCGGCATCAATTGCGGCAAATTCCTCAAGAGATTCAATAACAAGCTGTTCAAAAGAACCCTTTCTTTCAATAGATTCTGTGACGCCGCTGTCTTTGTTTTCAGTTGAGTCGCCTTCTCGAGTATCGCTTGACTCTGGTGCTGAAACGTCGTCCACTTCTTCCCAGGTCTTGTCCGGTGTACTTTCCCCAGAGTGACTACGAAGGGCTGTCTTTCCGGTGATGTCATTACCTTTGTCATCTGACTCGCATTCCTCCGTCGGTTTACGGTCACTCGTCTCAGCGTGGTCCACGGAGTCGCTGTCCGAGACTTCACCTTTGACCCCTGGGCTGCCTTGTTCATGAATAGATGCCTCCGGCAAATGATCGATCGCTTTGTCATTATCGCCAGTCTCATTGAGGCACGTGACTGCAACAACCTGCCCAGCTGATCCACCTACAGACGCGTCAGTGTCAATGGAATCTTCCGATTTTGTGTTCTTGCTCTCGTTTGTATCTGTGTCACTGTCGTCGTCTGGCGTTTCCGAAACTAGCAGGTTGGTGAAGAACTTGGATTTCATGATGCCACCGGAGCCTTTTAATTTCTTTCCATGGCTTGGTTTGATTGGCTTCCTCGCCCAGTTTGGAGATTTACCGGTGTATCTTTTCAGCTTCGATTCAGTCCACAACATTTTCCGTGCAGTTGGATCCGTACTTGGAGCTTGCCTTTGGGAGCTGAGAGCTCCATCGGATCCACCCGAAGCGACAATCAGGCCTGCGTTTCTTGAATATCCACCGAAACTTCCAGAACGCCGGTATCTGTTCGGTGGACGATATCTCACCTGCAAATTCGGTGAAGACGTTGCTGTTAATTCTTCAGAAGAGAGTATTTCTTCAACATCGGTTTTTGCTGGGCTAAGTTTTATTTCTGGAACTTCATCGCTGGACTTCTTGCCCGACTCCGTTGTTCTTATCAActtttcattattattatcagCATGGAACTCATCATGCTTGGGGCTTTCTTTCTCTTTTGACGTCGTTCTCGTTTTTTCTTGTGCGTCTGGTTTTTCATCTTCTGATTTTCCCACCGTCGGAATTTCAGGCGGTTTTTCTTTTGGTCGCTCTTGCTGTGTCGTGTTTTTGTCTCGTGACGTCACTTTCCCCTTGTTCTCTGTCTGTTGTTTCCGTTCAGATGCAGGTTTCGGGTCACTCTTAGACTTCGGTGACGTCACTATTGACCTATTCGCACCCTTGGCTGCCGGTTTCCTTGTCTTTTTCTCAGGTACGATTTCTTCTTGCTTCTTCTTGTACGTTTTGTGGCCGTATTTTAAATTCCCGAAGAAATTTTGGAATGCGTTCGGAGACTTTGTCTTGCGTTTTGCAACGGTCTTGCCTGCGGGGGTGTTTTTTTTGTCTGCCATGGTCGACGTTCGATGACTTGCTActtaattttcacaggatcGACAATGGTTTCTACCCAAAGCATCAACACTACCGAAACATATCCTTTGTTCTGCTCTTCATCAGGTGACAGACATCTGAAATACTAAAGTAAAAGCAAAAGTTCTTGATAAAAATGTGGATAATCAAATTCACGCTTTCGAACAAATCAGTCACCTTTCTTCAGCTATGTAACGGTGACAGACACGCATGATTCTCTTATATCTTGGAAAATATAAGATAAAATACACATGCTCAAATGATAAGGTACGCCCTTATGTCAACTGATTTCGTATATCATTCCTGCTCCCGCGTTCGCCTTTCTTGTTTTGCCAATCGGCAGGACTGGAATATCTGCTCGGTTAAAAGAACACAAATTTTGTGCCAGGCACGTCTCTCTCCCCCACTGGTACAGCAAGCTGGACCCGCATGGACATGGTTTTTCTTGCTTGCGCAAATGTGCGCAGGTAACAGCAGCCCTCCGCTATTTTCACGCGTCTGCGTCTGCACCGGGCCTAGGGACTTTCGACATGCGTGCACGACATGCGTGACCTCCTTGCCACTGACTTACAGCGAGTGTGATTATCGCGATAACAAACCctgaaattctttgtttgggTTGCATTCTTGATTGAAATACTTAACATACCGAAATCGATATGGAATATGAGGGTGTCATAAAACATGGAAGTTATATCTGCAACTACCTTTTCATACCAAAAAGGGCGTTTACAATTTTCTGCAGGCCATATTCTGA includes the following:
- the LOC139149036 gene encoding uncharacterized protein, with the translated sequence MADKKNTPAGKTVAKRKTKSPNAFQNFFGNLKYGHKTYKKKQEEIVPEKKTRKPAAKGANRSIVTSPKSKSDPKPASERKQQTENKGKVTSRDKNTTQQERPKEKPPEIPTVGKSEDEKPDAQEKTRTTSKEKESPKHDEFHADNNNEKLIRTTESGKKSSDEVPEIKLSPAKTDVEEILSSEELTATSSPNLQVRYRPPNRYRRSGSFGGYSRNAGLIVASGGSDGALSSQRQAPSTDPTARKMLWTESKLKRYTGKSPNWARKPIKPSHGKKLKGSGGIMKSKFFTNLLVSETPDDDSDTDTNESKNTKSEDSIDTDASVGGSAGQVVAVTCLNETGDNDKAIDHLPEASIHEQGSPGVKGEVSDSDSVDHAETSDRKPTEECESDDKGNDITGKTALRSHSGESTPDKTWEEVDDVSAPESSDTREGDSTENKDSGVTESIERKGSFEQLVIESLEEFAAIDAEVSNEKQSEPGTTDVLNEDSNNADQLLEESNSNLTPVDVLKESEQTGDTGTYSSSSTLLSGDSQAKMEQQDALSDGEVFFEDSTKVEDVNQSKEDLSTELLKMWRTKVSETKYGGSEGSETSCSESESEEEIVKNITHNLSNGAEVPYIEGADVPADKASESNTAGGLNEDKEENKDVESDREENMESQRAKIINVKVPPPRPAPLYLPHLDHLEQEETFASVSGYGSPRGVMQYMPSVRRMTMSYRRSLSSKSKSSVSSRSETTESSNNNRQGEEFPDTPYTFGSASAYSADNELSCASVTPGSSSVFFGYPQLRNHSRSWDTFTSHSEYSIPESLNVESFAENAVPTPPASETMEPSIASENASHRTESSCGESTNAETAETIESSTVASDLSVEIVSARDEIITEYKEITNIMRKATRILEEVLPKAEHHFSENKEYIDILRTQKQAALLINEMLDNEQDLVSLQDFKALLKLTLLATNVLIEDKASVPADTDGSRVYMEILQLLIIATETLQSGLDICLKSSKKCESSISLDAQSH